GGCTGTTGggacacttttcagggtttaGCTGCATAGCAGGGCTTCATCGTTCAAAGAGTTTGGCACACATTGTTTTAAGTGACCTTGAATTTTAATTCTCCAGCATTGTACAATACTAATTCCAGAATTGTACATGCAGGTCTTCTGCTGGGTGTTTTGCCTGGTGGATCTAAACCTGGTTTGTGATGACACCCCCTAATTTACTGGCATAAAGCGCAGTAGgctgaattatattttcaaacacTTTGAGCCAAATAAGTGGTGCTAAACTATGCAGCTTCCTCTTCGTAGTGTAAAAAGCCCTGCATGCCTTCTTATTTAGTGCATTCAGTGTAATATTCACATTTCTTCATTAAGTAAtagtgcctctctctctctccctctctctctctctctatatatatatatatatatatatattttttttttcttcttttttctctttttcagagtTTGGCATGATGGAGGACCCTCGTAAGATGGAAGTGGTGGGTGTGTCCAGCCGGGAGTTGTATGTGAAACGTGAGTTGGATTGCATACCTCATACACACTACATAGTGTCTTCCCCCCATAGTGTCCTCAAGTTTTCTTCTCTTCCCttcatttgtttctttactATGGCCTGTACTTCATGTCCTCAAACTGTCCAGGGGTCGATCCACGGGTCAAGTCTGGACGTTTTATCAGACTCCTTCCAGATTATGAGCACATGGACTATCGAGATATATATACCCACTGTATGTACAAAGTACATCTAAATTTAACATACTTGCTCCACTCTATGAACCAAAAAACATGCATGGAATAAATCTCACTGGCTTAGTGGCTTTATGTCTTGAACTACATGCATGACTTTAACACACCCGAGCTAGCCTGTatgtactacacacacacctgctccacaTACTAAAAAAGGCCATGGCAGTAACAGTCTGCCACATTGCACTGGGCTGTGactgcaggctgtgctgtgggtcAGAGGGGGGTgtggtacatttaaaaatgtatttagttgTAACAACCTCCTGACTACTGCCATTAACTCCCTTCTGACAACTTCTCTTCACCTGCTCCTGACTACTGAGTGAATCGCGTGACCAACCTTCAGACCTTAGTTCATCAgtttctctcacacaggcatgtgTCAGTGAACCCCTGCTTCAACATACAGGGCCAAAAGGCACTGTGTTCATTTGGCTCACTTGATGTCGATAAATGTTTGTTAGGCTATGGGAGATGGCGAAATCCCTGATTGGCTAAAGGAGATTGAGATGTCTGATTGGATTATGAGATACAGaggtattaaaatatttgtacttGTGGATTGGTTGGAGTGGTAGATCAGAACCCTCCACTGACTGAATGAGAGACAtgctgtttttcagaataaCTCCTGTATTTCTAATGAGAATTTTGACTTCATCTTTCAGAACTTGATGTTTTTGGATTTAGgccttaaagggatagttcacttgctgggttttttttaatgtgtcagttttagtgtatattTCTTATTCACAATTTGTTCACAAATTGCTGCTTTGGAGTTGCTTTTGACCATAAACCCCTTGCCTACATTGATACCTTTGTGAACCAAGCAGAAATATCCAAAAATATCTACCATCTCACATAAAAATTGTCTGggtcaaatgaaaacatacactaaaccTCTCAGTGattgtaataaaattaaaaacggAAAAAAGGATCAAAAACCACCAGAaggtgaactatccctttaatttCCCTTGGCAGTTGACTGTGGCTCACGCTGTGAAATACGTAGTTTGCACACTGACCTCGGCCCTGTAAGCAATGATAAATATCACCATGAGTGCTGTGTGAGCAGCAAGTAGAgatatgttttaaattttttactgATTTCTGCCTGGTGTCTGGTTTCCACGGCAATAAAAAGTAAGCACACGGTAATGTAACGGGACAGCAAAGCGCAGCTCTTCTCTGAAGGCTGCTCGGCTgtgtggagctgcagcagaatGCAGTGCCAAGCAGACTCCTGCAAAGCAGCGCAGGGTGAATTTATTGGATGGGGCACAAAGGTCTAATGCAATCACACAACAGGACCATGATAAGAGAAAAGAAAGTGTTACCTGGTCATGGGGCAGTGACACTTCGTACAACTTCAGAACTCATCTTGTGTCAGATCTGACTACCTCTGTTCTGCTGTAGTCCACTGGTAACATATTGGGGTCACTCACATTATCCTTGCTTAGGACTTTCTGTAATCTTAAATTTAATGTGTACACTGTGCTTGAAGGAAAGGATTTCTTCACACTGCTCTTGCAtggtgtgatgtgtatgtgtgatggaTACTGCGGCAGTTCTGctttggtttgtgtttgtagttTGATGCCTGCCGTTCTGTTTTGGTGTGAGTGCGACTGACTCTGTCTTTCAGTGCTGCACCCGTACAGACACATCCTAGGGCTGTGGCAGCCAGACATCGGCCCATATGGAGGGCTGCTTAATGTGGTGGTAAGTACTGTACCCACAATCCAACGGCATTCCCCAAACCAGCCGCACCCACCCGATAAACATCATCGAACAACTGATTTAAACTGTTCAATTCAgtaacagacaaaacaatagCCCATCATAAACACACCTAATTTCATGTGTGTACAACTCTGAAGTACACATTACAAGATAAGAAACTCTTGCTACTGTCCGAAGCCCATATTTATCTTAATCAAGCATTTCAAAGCCTCGTCAAAAGTGTATTTTGCTTTCATTGgtgatttttttgctttatcGTTCATgttgctttttctctttctccaatGCTGTATCTGCAGGTGGATGGCTTGTTTATCATTGGTTGGATGTACCTGCCTCCTCATGACCCTCGCGTAGAGGACCCTATGCGACGACGCCCCCTGTTCCGCATTCACATGTGGGAGAGCAGCAAGGCCATTGTGGAGTGCATGTATGGCCACAAGGGGCCACACAAGGGAGACATTCAAGTGAGACACAAACAGTACATTATGCGTGCGCATAGTCATACAGCATACGTGCAGGCAGAAAGTGCATAATGAGTTCTAGTAATAATAAGCTTTacttatatagcacctttcatacataaaatgtagctcaaagtgctttacgtTCAGCAAGTGCTTTACATTAAGCTGTAGTATTGTGTGAAGGCGGCtgggaaatgtattattttgaatGTACTGCTACAGCTTCTGTTACTCAGGAGAACCTGACTCTCTTTCTACAGACGGTGAAGAAGGATGAGTTTTCCACAAAGTGCAACCAGACAGATTACCATCGCATGCCCGGGGGCAGgcaggaggtgagggggtggggtatgCCTAAAGGACGGACAGATGGGCGTGATGAGGGGGGCGGGTCCACCTGATAGACAGCTGGCCTGAGGAGGGGATTGGGTCAACATGGTAGGGGGTGCTGTTTGGACCCTCACCCCTTTTTTTATACCCTATCCTTTTCTCCAAACCTGGAGTGCCCACTCATATTTTTAGGACTGAGTTATCTCTCCAATGTCCTCTACCAGTTTGGGAGAGGCATAGAGACCAGGGTACGGTTGCAccagttttcttttaatttggaACTTAAAGCTCACACTACAAGCTTAGGAGCTACTAGTTACTTTACAACTAGGTTTCTGCTAAATTTGGTTGCACCTTGTATCCTCAACACAAAACTTAGTATGGCGCTAAGTAATGTACAGTCGCACAAAATGACGTCTATGTTGATTGATCCAATCGCTGAAGTTATGGATATGTTATGGAACGGATGCAACCGCTTGGTTTATTGCAAGTTGTAGCAACCAGTATGGTGTTCAGTGCACCACACCTCTAAATTTCCCCATTGGCTGTAATGAAGAAACCAGTGCCTTTTTCTACCAAACTGAGGGGTTTGCAGGCATATTTGCTACCCAGACATACCCATAATGTTGGTGAGTACATGTTTCACAGTTTTCAAGCACATCTTGTACAATGTATTTGAATCGGTCTGCTATTGAAACATTAATTGCGCCTTTATTCCTAGTCAGTGGCTTGTGTATATAtcagcacagaatcgtctagaatgtgattgtatgctgtagcattaaaattttccttcactggaattaAGGGACCAAGCCCAAACTATAaacaacagccccagaccaaggggtgtccagatacttttggtcatatagtgtatcttGTTAGGTATCGATACATTGACTAGGGGTGTGGTAATTTGCAATTCCTGAATTAAGACAAAAGGGAGGTGGAGGTAATGTGTTGGTAATGTGAACAGCTGTCTTCCATgtcactatgtgtgtgtgtgttttcaggagtTTCGTACGTggctggaggaggagtgggggaggaCACTGGAGGAGATCTTCCATGAGCACATGCAGGAGCTTATACTCATGAAGTTTATCTACACCAGCCAGTATGAGTAGGTCTATGGCATTACATCCTCCACATAAACCAACATGAGTGTGTCTTTGTCATTCATCCCCATCATTAGTAACAGGTCTGTACCATTATCATAAGCctgttttctctgtgctttcagTAATTGCTTGACGTACCGGCGTATCTACCTCCCCCCACACCTGCCCTCGGACCTGCTGCAGCCTGGCCTCTTCAAGGGCACCTACGGCAGCCATGGCCTGGAGATCGTCATGCTCAGCTTCCATGGTCCACGCGCCAAAGGAACCAAGCTTACTGTGAGTCTTgcttcacaccacacacacactgccagaaacacacacacacaggcagaaactatctcatgcacacacgtgtggtCTGCTCCCTCGGCTGAGGATGTGTTGAAATCACCCACCCATGGTCCCACCCGTGCAGGGGGACCCCAACGTCCCAGCAGGTCAGCTGACTCTGGACGTGGACCTGAGACGGCCGCTGCAGCTGCCAGACCTGGAATGCCAGCAGAGCATGGAGGAGCTGTCCCGCCTGGTCCTGGGGGTCCATGAGCAGGTGCAGGGGGAGGCACAGGAACTGCCCCTTCAGGGGGCAGAAGGCGGGGCTGAATCTGAGGAGAGGGCAGAACCTGTGTCAGGGGTAGAAGCCACGCCTGCCAGTTCCTCCCCCGAACCTCACCCCTTTGTATTGCCCCTGGGTATCATGGCTCGAAATGAGGTGTACCCTCGTACCTGCAAGATGTGGTAAGTTAAATATTCCCCCCGCCCTGCACTGATTGGCTCACAGATTGGTTAGCTGATTGATTGACGGATCTCTTGCAGCTTTTATGGCACGGGCCTGATTGCGGGCCATGGCTTCACAAGTCCCGAGCGCACGCCTGGCCTGTTTGTCCTGTTCGATGATGACCGCTTTGGGTTTATATGGCTGGAGCTGAAGTCCTTCAGTCTGTACAGCCGTCTGACGGACCGCCTTCCCTACGCCCAGGCCCCCTCTATGGAGCGCTTTGAGGACATGCTGCGGAGTATGCAGTCCTGGACGTCCTGACGGaagccctgccccgccctgccgaCACCCTGCCCCGTAGCAGCATGTGCACGGGTCATGTGATGCAGGAACACGCCCGCTTTCCTAACTTTAattggtgatgatgatgattttaatACTGCTGGAAATTATTTCACTCGATAAACTGCGTGCCTCCATTTTGTAACCAATATTTAATCAGAGCTAAGCTTACTCCAAGAGgagacacatactcacatatatGTAGTATATGAAAAATAAGCTATAATCATGCAGTTTGTATGAGAGTGTGAAGGCCCTTTTCTGTAATGTACACTACTGTATCTGCTGTACTACTGTGTACATGGCACTCTCCAGATGAAGACCAGTTAAAATGGTAACATACTGAAAGACAAGGTGTGGTAGGCCTGAATCTGTCAGATGCTAAGCTGCTGTTCCTGTCTTCTTTTCCCACCAAGTAGCTCTGTTCATGGTCAGGAACTCCATCATGTGATTGTTTATTGTTTAGTTCATTGTGCGAATGGTTGCTTGCTTCAGAGGGTTCCCCGATCAGTGTGGATTATGGGTCCTTCCTCTCCCCTGCCTCTCTGCAGCACTTATTTACATGGGTATATAGCACTTTGGTCTGAGTCTGGATCCGATGACCTTTGTTGCCCTATCTTCTAGAAGCCTGTTTTACAGTAGCCACTTGACAGCCCCTCAGTGAAGCATAATCAGATTGACACCAATAAAGAAATTCCATAATCTCACTGTTGTGACGCAGTCAGAAAGGCTCGCAGAGACGAGAGTAAAGATGCAGATGGTAGCCATGTTTCTGCTGTGAGCCGACAGGGTTCTGCATGCGTCTGATCCGggtcagtgtggtgcagtgtgtgtgtaatgcagggGTTTCAGACACGATCCTGGGGACCATGATTCCAACCATAATCGAAAACCACAGTATACTGAGCTGTTAATTGCTTGAAGGATGAATTTAACTCTTAAGGTTACGTTATGTGTAAAAGGCTACTTCTGGTGTGAAGAATAAATGTTCCACAGTCACATCCTGGGACTTTTCATTAGGAGGATAAACTAATTCTTTAATATTAGTTATTATGTATTTAGTATTTCTGTATGATACTCGATTCCTTTAGAAAGTGGTTACTACTTAAATTGATGATAGTGAGAGAGATTCGTGTGTGCTCACAGCTCCAGTACGGTAGGACAGCAGCAGTACAAAAGAGCCAATGCAGTATTATCAATCTGTTCACTACAGTAGTCATTTGTTCAGTTTTACTGCATGGAGAAGAAAGGGCTACAAAACGACAGCAGaagtatttacatatttatttattacgtGCAGTTTAATGTGCTGGTCTCAGACC
Above is a genomic segment from Anguilla rostrata isolate EN2019 chromosome 16, ASM1855537v3, whole genome shotgun sequence containing:
- the fbxo31 gene encoding F-box only protein 31 isoform X2; translation: MAVCARLCGVGQSRRCRRRQRQNQQGQDSDSEVDMDEEEGERIVGKMKAEASACPLDDTNAAPGPVAADVNKHPGSSGTPNPQSLLQLPPELLVHIFSSLPGTALPNLALVCKKFKQILNTETIWRRRCKEEFGMMEDPRKMEVVGVSSRELYVKLLHPYRHILGLWQPDIGPYGGLLNVVVDGLFIIGWMYLPPHDPRVEDPMRRRPLFRIHMWESSKAIVECMYGHKGPHKGDIQTVKKDEFSTKCNQTDYHRMPGGRQEEFRTWLEEEWGRTLEEIFHEHMQELILMKFIYTSQYDNCLTYRRIYLPPHLPSDLLQPGLFKGTYGSHGLEIVMLSFHGPRAKGTKLTGDPNVPAGQLTLDVDLRRPLQLPDLECQQSMEELSRLVLGVHEQVQGEAQELPLQGAEGGAESEERAEPVSGVEATPASSSPEPHPFVLPLGIMARNEVYPRTCKMCFYGTGLIAGHGFTSPERTPGLFVLFDDDRFGFIWLELKSFSLYSRLTDRLPYAQAPSMERFEDMLRSMQSWTS
- the fbxo31 gene encoding F-box only protein 31 isoform X1, whose amino-acid sequence is MAVCARLCGVGQSRRCRRRQRQNQQGQDSDSEVDMDEEEGERIVGKMKAEASACPLDDTNAAPGPVAADVNKHPGSSGTPNPQSLLQLPPELLVHIFSSLPGTALPNLALVCKKFKQILNTETIWRRRCKEEFGMMEDPRKMEVVGVSSRELYVKRVDPRVKSGRFIRLLPDYEHMDYRDIYTHLLHPYRHILGLWQPDIGPYGGLLNVVVDGLFIIGWMYLPPHDPRVEDPMRRRPLFRIHMWESSKAIVECMYGHKGPHKGDIQTVKKDEFSTKCNQTDYHRMPGGRQEEFRTWLEEEWGRTLEEIFHEHMQELILMKFIYTSQYDNCLTYRRIYLPPHLPSDLLQPGLFKGTYGSHGLEIVMLSFHGPRAKGTKLTGDPNVPAGQLTLDVDLRRPLQLPDLECQQSMEELSRLVLGVHEQVQGEAQELPLQGAEGGAESEERAEPVSGVEATPASSSPEPHPFVLPLGIMARNEVYPRTCKMCFYGTGLIAGHGFTSPERTPGLFVLFDDDRFGFIWLELKSFSLYSRLTDRLPYAQAPSMERFEDMLRSMQSWTS